A window from Leguminivora glycinivorella isolate SPB_JAAS2020 chromosome 16, LegGlyc_1.1, whole genome shotgun sequence encodes these proteins:
- the LOC125234863 gene encoding uncharacterized protein LOC125234863 produces MAGGGGGGGGGGALDGLPRWSWLLGLDLRTAALVVAAVGIVHPTAYLYSCCVHRGGVFRAACLLAAAWGGFSAGLFVGVLKGLELAYLCWEWFTLVFAPLMILLLGWMSSHCCCRLRAAPYAVLTPALAIIFYWSEHLPLEMLWLNAIFEMRFLKNHGTNANEKTIKTHSKYSNQTVL; encoded by the exons AtggcgggcggcggcgggggcgggggcgggggAGGCGCGCTGGACGGCCTGCCGCGCTGGAGCTGGCTGCTCGGGCTCGACCTGCGCACCGCCGCGCTCGTCGTCGCCGCCGTCGGCATC GTGCACCCGACGGCGTACCTGTACTCGTGCTGCGTGCACCGCGGCGGCGTGTTCCGCGCCGCGTGCCTGCTCGCCGCCGCCTGGGGCGGCTTCAGCGCCGGCCTCTTCGTCGGCGTCCTCAAA GGCTTGGAGCTGGCATACTTGTGCTGGGAGTGGTTCACGCTGGTGTTCGCGCCGCTGATGATCCTGCTGCTGGGCTGGATGTCGTCGCACTGTTGCTGCCGCCTGCGCGCCGCGCCCTACGCCGTGCTCACGCCCGCGCTCGCCATCATTTTCTACTGGAGTGAGCATTTGCCGCTGGAAATGTTGTGGctaaatgctatttttgaaatgcGATTCTTAAAAAATCATGGAACGAATGCGAATGAAAAGACGATAAAAACACATTCAAAATACAGTAACCAAACAGTTTTGTAA
- the LOC125235008 gene encoding lachesin-like isoform X1: MRGARPPAPALLLLAALLAAAGPAPDSPQAVRIRAARASWEVSPSPPGVESVGVPLDALEGALDAPDALDAALGAEEAPAWRELWYASLEARRRQPVLNASREDVLAQLGSTAFLHCPVRHLGERGISWVRRRDWHIISSGLFMYTNDERFQVLHSEGSDDWTLQIKFVQKRDNGTYECQVSTAAGPLARLVALHVLVPEAFILGADEHHVDAGSTISLVCIIEKSPVPPQYVFWYHNERMINYDLARGVAVATAPGARTQSALTIRDAAPHHSGNYSCRAPNTEPANIYVYVSQGSDKMAATLSRSGGGGARRRAPAHAHAHAAALLPLLAALAAGMRG; the protein is encoded by the exons ATGCGCGGCGCACGCCCCCCGGCGCCGGCGCTGCTGCTGCTGGCGGCGCTGCTGGCGGCCGCCGGCCCCGCGCCCGACTCGCCGCAGGCTGTCAGAATAC GTGCTGCCCGCGCCAGCTGGGAGGTGTCGCCGAGCCCGCCGGGCGTGGAGAGCGTGGGCGTGCCGCTGGACGCGCTGGAGGGCGCGCTGGACGCGCCGGACGCGCTGGACGCGGCGCTGGGCGCGGAGGAGGCGCCGGCGTGGCGCGAGCTGTGGTACGCCTCGCTCGAGGCGCGGCGCCGGCAGCCCGTGCTCAACGCCTCGCGCGAGGACGTGCTCGCGCAGCTCGGCTCCACCGCCTTCCTGCACTGCCCCGTGCGACACCTCGGCGAGCGAGGG ATCTCGTGGGTGCGGAGACGAGACTGGCACATCATCAGCTCCGGCCTCTTCATGTATACGAATGACGAGCGCTTCCAG GTGTTGCACAGCGAGGGCTCCGACGACTGGACGCTGCAGATCAAGTTCGTGCAGAAGCGCGACAACGGCACGTACGAGTGCCAGGTGTCGACGGCGGCGGGCCCGCTGGCGCGGCTCGTGGCGCTGCACGTGCTCGTGCCCGAGGCCTTCATCCTCGGCGCCGACGAGCACCACGTCGACGCCGGCTCCACCATCAGCCTCGTCTGCATCATAGAGAAG AGCCCGGTGCCGCCGCAGTACGTGTTCTGGTACCACAACGAGCGCATGATCAACTACGACCTGGCGCGCGGCGTGGCGGTGGCCACGGCGCCGGGCGCGCGCACGCAGTCCGCGCTCACCATCCGCGACGCCGCCCCCCACCACTCCGGCAACTACTCCTGCCGCGCGCCCAACACCGAGCCCGCCAACATCTACGTCTACGTCTCACAAGGCA GCGACAAGATGGCGGCGACGTTGTCGCggtcgggcggcggcggcgcgcggcggcgggcgccggcgcacgcgcacgcgcacgcggcCGCGCTGCTGCCGCTGTTGGCCGCTCTCGCCGCAGGCATGCGCGGGTGA